GCGACCGAGTCCGCGGCATCCGCAGCGCCGGTCAGGTTGCACTGCAGCAGCTCCATACCGCCCGACACGGGATGCACGTGCGCGTCCTGGAAGCCCGGGGCGAGCAGCGCTCCATCGAGATCGACCACACGCGTGCCGTCACCGACGAGGGCGGATGCCTCGGCCTCGGGCACGATCGCGGCGATGCGCCCCGCGGTCACGGCGACGGCCACACCGGTGAGCGGCGCGCCTTCCCCGGTGAACACCGGACCGCCGACGAACAGCACTTCTGCGACTCCCATGTCGTCTCGCTTCCTTTGGAGGATCTCGATGGGGCCCGAGATTACGGCGTGGACAACAGTGGTGTCAACGGTGTTGACTGATTTGTGATCTTGCACGTTAGGGTGGTGTCAGAGGCGGCGTCCCACGGATGCCGCGCCCGACCCGTTCAGGGAGGAGACGAGGTGGCGAACACGCAGACCGGCCGCACGAAGCCGACCCGCAAGCCCCGCCTCGATCGCGACACGATCGTGGCGGCGGCGCTCGAGCTCGCCTCGGCGCCGGGAGTGGCGAGCGTCTCGTTCCGCGACCTGGGAGCCCGCCTCGGCGTCGATCCCACCGCCGTCTACCGCCATTTCCGGAGCAAGGACGAGCTGATGGGAGCGCTGTTCGATCACCTCACCGAGCTCGGCCTGCAGGAGATCGTCGCCCCGCCCGAACAGTGGCAGGACCGACTGCGCCAGCTGGCGCTGGGCTCGCGCGAGTGGCTCAGCCGGTACCCGGCCGTCGGCGCCGAGGCGATGCTGCTGACGACCAACGGACCGTCCGAGCACCGTGCGATGGAGATCATCCTCGACGCGTTCACCCGCGCAGGACTCAAGGGCGACGACCTGGTGCGGCACTACGCGCTCTTCGCGATGCAGGCGCTGTCGGGCAGCGCGAACGCCGCGCGCGCCCGCGCGCAGCGCCCCGGCGAATCCGACACGCTGTGGCTCGACGCGCCGCTGCTCGTCGATCCGCACGAGTTCCCCCTCATCGCCGAGAACGGGGGGCGCCTGGCCGAGATCCGCGACCAGTCGCTCTACCTCGCCGCCGTCGACATGGTCATCGCTTCGGCGGAGCGCACCGCCGCGGCATCCTGACCTCTCTCCCCCCTGCCCCTCCCCCTCCTCCGTTTGTGCGGGCAAATGCGCGCGTCGCGCCGGGATCAGGCGTGCATTCGCCCGCACAAACGGAACCCGCACCGGGGGTGCGGAGGGCAGGATGGAGGGGTGAGCACTCCCCTCGACGGTGACGCCGTGCTGTGGTCCGACGCGCCGGGCACCCGCGTCGGCCGCCCCCTGCTCGTGCTGCTCCACGGGTACGGGTCCGATGAGCGCGACCTCTTCGGGCTCGTGCCGTACCTGCCTCCGGAGTTCGCCGTCGCCGCCGTCCGCGCCCCGCTCGCACCGCCGTTCCCCGCGCCGGGCTACTCCTGGTACCCCATCGAAGGGCTCGAGAACCGCGACCCCGCGCACGTCACCGCCGCCGCTACGCAGCTCATCGAATGGGCGGATGCTGCGGCCGGCGCTCACCCCTCCATCGGCCTGCTCGGCTTCTCGCAGGGCGCGGCCGTGGCGCTGCAGGCCCTGCGCCTCGATCCGGCGCGGTTCGCGTTCGCGGTGAACCTGTCGGGCTACGTCACCCCGGGCGACCTCCCCGGCGACGCCGCGCTCGCCGAGAGACGGCCGCCCGTGTTCTGGGGCCGCGGGACGAACGACGACGTGATCCCCGGATTCCTCGTCGACCACTCGACCGAATGGCTGCCGACGCACGTCGACCTCAGCGGACGCGTCTACCCCGGCCTCACCCACAGCGTCTCGGAGCAGGAGCTCGCGGACGTGCGGGTCTTCCTCGACAAGCGTCTCGCCGACACCGACGACTGACCCGATTCCCAGGCGGCGGGGAGCGGCATCCGCTATCGTGGTCCTGCCTCTGTCCCGAGTGTGAGGAAATCCGTTGAAGCTGATCGACGCGACCGCGCTGTAATCGCGCCGCTCCGTCGACCCTTCGACGCGCCGGCGCTTCTGATTCCGCGCTGACCGTCGATCCTGCCGCTTCATCCTCGGCTCCGGCATGCCTGCCGGCCGTTGCGCGGCTCCCGGTGTCAGCGCCTGACCGATTCCCGGAGGCCTCATGCCCGCCCACACCTCAACACCGTCCGTCGTGCTCGATCGCGTCTCGTTCGCGTGGCCCGACGGCACCATCGCCCTCGATCGCGTCACCGGCTCGTTCGGCACGGGCCGCACCGGCCTCGTCGGACGCAACGGCTCCGGCAAGTCGACGCTCCTGCGCCTCATCGCCGGTGAACTCGCGCCCGACAGCGGCCAGCTCGGCAGGACCGCGGATGCCGCGTACCTCCCGCAGCGACTGACGCTCGACGTCGATCGACCCGTCGCCGACCTGCTCGGCGTCGAGCCGGTGCTGCGCGCCCTGCGCGCGATCGAGTCCGGCGACGCCGACCCGCGTCATTTCGACGCGGTCGGCAGCGACTGGGACGTCGAAGCGCGCGCACACGCCGCCCTCGCCGAGGCCGGACTCTCCCCCGACATGCTCGACCGCACCGTCGGCGGACTTTCGGGCGGCGAAGCCGTGCTCACGGCGATCGCCGGCATCCGCCTGCGCGGTGCGCCCATCGCGCTGCTCGACGAGCCGACGAACAATCTGGACCGCGACGCGCGTGCGCGCCTGCGCGACATGGTGCGGTCGTGGCGCGGCGGGCTCGTCGTGGTGAGTCACGACGTCGCTCTGCTCGAGCTCATGGACGACACCGCCGAGCTCTACGACCACGAGCTCGCGACCTTCGGGGGCTCGTACTCCGAATGGCGCGCGTGGCTGGATGCCGAGCAGGACGCCGCACGGCAGTCCGAGCGCGCGGCCGCCCAGGCCGTGCGCCGCGAGAAGCGCGAGCGGATCGCCGCCGAGACGACGATCTCGCACCGCGCGGCGATGGGACGCAAGGCCCAGATGGAGAAGCGCGTGCCGGGGATCGTGGCAGGCGGCCGGAAGATGGCGGCCCAGGTCTCGGCCGGCAAGCTGCGCGGCGAGAAGGCGGATCGCGAGACCGCCGCCCGCGCGGCGCTCGACGCCGCCGAACGCCGGGTCCGCGACGACGACACCGTGAAGATCGACCTGCCCGATCCCGGCGTCCCGGCCGGACGCCGCATCGCGACGATCGGCGACGGCGAACGGTCGTGGGTCATCCAGGGACCCGAGCGGGTCGCGCTGATCGGGCCGAACGGCGCCGGGAAGACCACGCTGCTCGAAGGGCTGCTCGGGAGGGTCGGGGTCCGGTCGAGCGTCGGGGCCGGTGTCGCTGTACCGAACTCAGGAGACACGCCGGAAAGCGTCGCCGACACGCCATCGGCGAGCCCGTTCCTCCTGAGTTCCGCGCACACCGCGCTGCACACCGACCGCGTCGGCTACCTGCCGCAGCGTGTCGACGGCCTCGACGAGACGGCCTCGGTGCTCGAGAACGTGCGGGAGGCGGCATCCGAGGTTCCCGTGCCCGAGCTGCGGAACCGGCTCGCGCGGTTCCTCATCCGGGGCGCCGCGGTGGATCGGCCGGTCGCCACCCTGTCGGGTGGCGAGCGGTTCCGGGTCGCGCTCGCGCGGCTGCTGCTGGCCGACCCGCCGCCGCAGCTGCTCGTCTTCGACGAGCCGACGAACAACCTCGACCTCGACACGGTCGGGCAGCTCGTCGACGCGCTCGCCTCCTATCGCGGGGCCGTGCTCGTGGTCAGCCATGACGACGCGTTCCTCGCGCGCATCGGCGTGAGCCTCGTGCTCGAGCTCGCGCACGACGGGAGTCTCAGCGAGGGGTGACCGAGGTGTGGCTGGGCCTGGGGGCTCAGCCGCACCGAGTCACTGGAAATCGGATGCCGCAGCCGCCGCGACGGCCACGGCGATGTCGCGGAGCGGAAGAGCGGATTCGTAGACGTAGAGGTCCGCGCGGTTCACTCCATCGGCCACGGAGAACCCCGACTCCCCGCGCGTCTGTGCGGTGATACCGGGGACGCCGAGGTCGACTGGGGCAGTCGGCGCCGATTCGGGCGCTTCCCTGAACGACCCTCCGAGGCCGGCTTCCGTAGACAGAAGCAGGTTCAGCTCGCCTCCTGCGTCCTGCAGTATGCAGGCAGTCTCGCGACCCGCCAAGATCGCCAGGGTCTGCTCCGGCGCGCCCAGGTGCTCGGGGCCGTACTGCAAGCCCACGAGGTCGGTTCCCAGTTGCGTTCCTACCGCGTCAGCGAGGGCCTGGCACTCGAACGTCGGCCACCATCCCGTGCGATCGCGCACCCAGGGCTCGCCGGCGGAGCTCACGTAATTTCTGACGACTCGCGGCCCGAGAGTGCTTCCCCACCCGTCGACGACCTCGCGCGTCATGCCATCGTCGAATTGGAACGAGACTGCGGTCCAGACGGCATCATCGCCGCCCTGCCACGAGCAGACCCACCCGCAATCCTCGAAGTACGTCGCAGTCAGTTCCGCGGGGATCTCCGCGCCGTCGAGCCCGGACCGCGGCATGACGGCGATCGCCATCTGCCCGCCGTCACCGCTCCACGAACACCGCAGACCCCCGACGTTGTCGATCAACGGCTCGAAGTTCCTGAACTCATCGAGGAGGAGGTTCCTGCCCGTCACCGCGGCGATGTCTTCCGGGGTGAGGGCCTTCGCGCAGTCCCCGTCGAACGGGACGGGCGGCATCTCGGCCGGCCCGATGACGATGGGCTCGATCGTCGGCGTTGCCGAAGGCGCCGACGTCGGCGACGCGGCGGGGGTCTCCACCGGTGCGGTCGCGGCGCAGCCGGTCAGGGTCAGGACGACCGCGACAACAGGCAGAGCAGCGGCGAATGGCGAGCGGCGCATGATCCTCCTCAGTAGATGCGGTCGAGAGAATCTATCTGTGCCGGGGCCGCGGCGCGGCATCCGCTTTCCAACGATTGGGCAACGACCCCCTGACGCGCCCGCCGCGAGAGGAGGAGGATGTCGCCATGAGCCGACTGGTCAGGCCGAGAGCGGGTCGCCTTCTCGCAGGAGTCTGCGCGGGGATCGCCGGGCGCTTCTCGACGAGCGTCACGGCGGTGCGCATCCTCACCCTCATCGGGATGGTGTTCTTCGGACTGTCGTTCTGGATCTACCTCGTGCTGTGGATCCTGCTCCCCGACGAGACCTGAGCGGCGTTCGACGCCGAGCCCGCCCCGATGTCGCCGGCAGCGACCAAGATGGTGGGATGAGCGAGGTGCTCGAGCGGTTCGGTCCTGCGACGCAGGACTGGTTCCGCGGCGCCTTCGCGGCGCCGACGAACGCGCAGGTCGGCGCGTGGGAGGCCATCTCGCACGGCAAGCACGCGCTCGTCGTCGCGCCGACCGGCTCGGGAAAGACGCTCTCAGCCTTCCTGTGGGCGCTCGACCGGGTCTTCCGCGAGAAGCAGGTCGAGTCGCAGCCGGTGAAGAAGAGGCGGGCGGATGCCGGGTCCTCCCCGACTCGCATCCTCTACATCTCTCCGCTCAAGGCGCTGGGCGTCGACGTGGAGCGCAACCTGCGCTCCCCGCTGGTCGGCATCGGACAGTCGGCACGGCGTCTCGGCGTCTCGGTGCCCGAGGTGTCGGTGGGGGTGCGCTCCGGCGACACGACCTCGAGCGACCGGCGAAAGCTGGTCACGGCGCCGCCCGACATCCTCATCACGACCCCCGAGTCCCTGTACCTCATGCTGACGAGCGCGGCGGGCGAGACCCTCTCCGGTGTGCACACGGTCATCGTCGACGAGGTGCACGCGGTCGCTGCCACGAAACGCGGGGCGCACCTCGCGGTGAGCCTCGAGCGCCTCGACGCGATCCTCGAGAAGCCGGCGCAGCGCATCGGCCTGTCGGCGACGGTGCGTCCGATCGACGAGGTCGCGCGGTTCCTCGGCGGAGCAGCGCCGGTCGAGATCGTCGCGCCGAAGGCGACCAAGGCGTTCGACATGCGCGTCGTCGTGCCGATCGACGACATGCTCAACCCGCCGCCGCCCCCGGGCACGGAGCCGTGGACGCCGGCCGCCGACGGTGGGACCGCCGATCCCGAGACCGGCGAGGTCATCGACGAGGACTGGTTCGCCGACGGGCAGTCGAAGCGCGCATCCGGGTCGGGCGAGACCGAGGTCACGGGGTCGGTCTGGCCGCATGTGGAAGAGGCGATCGTCGATCGCATCCTGCAGCAGCGGTCGACGATCGTGTTCTGCAACTCCCGCCGACTGGCCGAGCGCCTCACCGGGCGGCTCAACGAGATCTACTCCGAGCGCCTCGGGCTCGATCTGCCCGAGCAGAAGGTTCCTGCCTCCGTCATGGCGCAGGCCGGCGCGACCGTGGGCGCCGACCCGGTGCTCGCGAAAGCGCACCACGGGTCGGTGTCGAAGGAGCAGCGCGCGCAGGTCGAGGAGGAGCTGAAGTCCGGCGTGCTGCGCTGCGTCGTGGCGACCTCGAGCCTCGAGCTCGGCATCGACATGGGCGCGGTCGACCTCGTCATCCAGGTCGAGGCGCCGCCGAGCGCGGCATCCGGTCTGCAGCGCATCGGGCGCGCCGGACACCAGGTGGGCGAGGTCAGCCGGGCGGCGCTCTTCCCGAAGCATCGCGGCGACGTGCTGCACACGGCGATCGTGACCGAGCGCATGCTCGCGGGGCAGATCGAGGCGATCTCGATCCCGCAGAACCCGCTCGACATCCTCGCGCAGCAGACCGTCGCCGCCTGTGCGCTGCTTCCCCTCGATGTCGAGGGCTGGTACGAGACGCTCAAGCGCAGCGCGCCCTTCCGCGCGCTCCCGCGGTCGGCGTACGAGGCGACGCTCGACCTGCTCGCCGGACGCTTTCCGTCGGACGAGTTCGCCGAGCTGCGCCCCCGGCTCGTGTGGGATCGCGATCACGGCACGCTCACCGGGCGGCCCGGATCGCAGCGCATCGCCGTCACGAGCGGTGGCACGATTCCCGACCGGGGTCTCTTCGGGGTCTTCATCGCGGGCGAGTCGCAGAACGCCCGCGTCGGAGAGCTCGATGAGGAGATGGTCTACGAGTCGCGCGTCAACGACGTCTTCACCCTCGGAACGACGAGCTGGCGCATCGTCGAGATCACCTACGACCGGGTCAACGTCGTCCCCGCGTTCGGCCAGCCCGGCAAGGTGCCGTTCTGGCACGGCGACGGCATCGGCCGACCCGCAGAGCTGGGCGAGGCGCTCGGGAAGTTCTCGCGCGAGGTGTCGACCGCGCAGCCCGACAAGGCCGAGGAGCGCCTGCGCGAAGCGGGGCTCGACGAGTACGCCCAGGTCAATCTGCTCGCCTACCTCGCCGAGCAGCGCGAGGCGACAGGCACGCTCCCGACCGATCGTCAGCTCACCGTGGAGCGCGGCCGCGACGAGGTCGGCGACTGGCGCGTGATCCTGCATTCCCCGTACGGCATGAAAGTGCATGCGCCGTGGGCTCTGGCCGTCAACGCCCGCATCCGCGAGCGGCTGGGCGTCGAGGGCGCGGCGGTCGCGAGCGACGACGGCATCATCGCGCGGATCCCGGATGCCGCGGCCGACCCTCCCGGCGCCGACCTGTTCGTCTTCGATCCCGATGAGCTCGAGCAGATCGTCACCGACGAGGTGGGCGGCTCCGCGCTGTTCGCCTCGCGCTTTCGGGAGTGCGCCGCGCGCGCCCTCCT
This window of the Microbacterium sp. SSM24 genome carries:
- a CDS encoding alpha/beta hydrolase, which encodes MSTPLDGDAVLWSDAPGTRVGRPLLVLLHGYGSDERDLFGLVPYLPPEFAVAAVRAPLAPPFPAPGYSWYPIEGLENRDPAHVTAAATQLIEWADAAAGAHPSIGLLGFSQGAAVALQALRLDPARFAFAVNLSGYVTPGDLPGDAALAERRPPVFWGRGTNDDVIPGFLVDHSTEWLPTHVDLSGRVYPGLTHSVSEQELADVRVFLDKRLADTDD
- a CDS encoding TetR/AcrR family transcriptional regulator, which encodes MANTQTGRTKPTRKPRLDRDTIVAAALELASAPGVASVSFRDLGARLGVDPTAVYRHFRSKDELMGALFDHLTELGLQEIVAPPEQWQDRLRQLALGSREWLSRYPAVGAEAMLLTTNGPSEHRAMEIILDAFTRAGLKGDDLVRHYALFAMQALSGSANAARARAQRPGESDTLWLDAPLLVDPHEFPLIAENGGRLAEIRDQSLYLAAVDMVIASAERTAAAS
- a CDS encoding PspC domain-containing protein codes for the protein MSRLVRPRAGRLLAGVCAGIAGRFSTSVTAVRILTLIGMVFFGLSFWIYLVLWILLPDET
- a CDS encoding ABC-F family ATP-binding cassette domain-containing protein: MPAHTSTPSVVLDRVSFAWPDGTIALDRVTGSFGTGRTGLVGRNGSGKSTLLRLIAGELAPDSGQLGRTADAAYLPQRLTLDVDRPVADLLGVEPVLRALRAIESGDADPRHFDAVGSDWDVEARAHAALAEAGLSPDMLDRTVGGLSGGEAVLTAIAGIRLRGAPIALLDEPTNNLDRDARARLRDMVRSWRGGLVVVSHDVALLELMDDTAELYDHELATFGGSYSEWRAWLDAEQDAARQSERAAAQAVRREKRERIAAETTISHRAAMGRKAQMEKRVPGIVAGGRKMAAQVSAGKLRGEKADRETAARAALDAAERRVRDDDTVKIDLPDPGVPAGRRIATIGDGERSWVIQGPERVALIGPNGAGKTTLLEGLLGRVGVRSSVGAGVAVPNSGDTPESVADTPSASPFLLSSAHTALHTDRVGYLPQRVDGLDETASVLENVREAASEVPVPELRNRLARFLIRGAAVDRPVATLSGGERFRVALARLLLADPPPQLLVFDEPTNNLDLDTVGQLVDALASYRGAVLVVSHDDAFLARIGVSLVLELAHDGSLSEG
- a CDS encoding DEAD/DEAH box helicase; translated protein: MSEVLERFGPATQDWFRGAFAAPTNAQVGAWEAISHGKHALVVAPTGSGKTLSAFLWALDRVFREKQVESQPVKKRRADAGSSPTRILYISPLKALGVDVERNLRSPLVGIGQSARRLGVSVPEVSVGVRSGDTTSSDRRKLVTAPPDILITTPESLYLMLTSAAGETLSGVHTVIVDEVHAVAATKRGAHLAVSLERLDAILEKPAQRIGLSATVRPIDEVARFLGGAAPVEIVAPKATKAFDMRVVVPIDDMLNPPPPPGTEPWTPAADGGTADPETGEVIDEDWFADGQSKRASGSGETEVTGSVWPHVEEAIVDRILQQRSTIVFCNSRRLAERLTGRLNEIYSERLGLDLPEQKVPASVMAQAGATVGADPVLAKAHHGSVSKEQRAQVEEELKSGVLRCVVATSSLELGIDMGAVDLVIQVEAPPSAASGLQRIGRAGHQVGEVSRAALFPKHRGDVLHTAIVTERMLAGQIEAISIPQNPLDILAQQTVAACALLPLDVEGWYETLKRSAPFRALPRSAYEATLDLLAGRFPSDEFAELRPRLVWDRDHGTLTGRPGSQRIAVTSGGTIPDRGLFGVFIAGESQNARVGELDEEMVYESRVNDVFTLGTTSWRIVEITYDRVNVVPAFGQPGKVPFWHGDGIGRPAELGEALGKFSREVSTAQPDKAEERLREAGLDEYAQVNLLAYLAEQREATGTLPTDRQLTVERGRDEVGDWRVILHSPYGMKVHAPWALAVNARIRERLGVEGAAVASDDGIIARIPDAAADPPGADLFVFDPDELEQIVTDEVGGSALFASRFRECAARALLMPRRNPGRRSPLWQQRQRSAQLLEVARRHPTFPIILETLREVLQDVYDLPSLLRITRSIGDRRIRLIETEPAQPSPFARDLLFGYVGAFMYEGDSPLAERRAAALSVDPALLSELLGKIEMRELLDPDVIAQFEREAQRLDPERRARGIEGVADLLRILGPLDAAEVAARLQAADTADTAATADPAATASEGEASALLDALVTARRAIPVTIAGTPRFAAVEDAGRLRDAIGVALPVGIPTAFLEPLADPLGDLVARYARTHGPFTSDAAAQRLGVGVAVARLTLQRLESQGRIASGFFLPASTATAGDDTEWCDAEVLRRLRMRSLAAIRGSVEPVPQDAYARFLPTWQHVTRPLEGVDGVAAVVEQLAGVPIPASAWESLILPARVADYTPAMLDELTSSGEVAWSGHGSLAGRDGWIALHPADALPLTLTTTADEIAPDSLDARLLAALAAGGGFFASQLRALTDAENEQSVIEALWRLTWSGRVTNDTFAPVRTLVGGGSQSHRVARKAPRTRLYRGAAVRTVAASVPPRPPALGGRWSLLPEPEPDASLRATAAASLLLDRYGVVTRGSVQAEGLPGGFAQAYRVLAGFEEAGHCRRGYVVEKLGAAQFAASGTVDRIREFAGLPDPPPLRAVTLAATDPANPYGAALAWPALDGVGHRPGRKAGALVVLVDGALVLYLERGGKTALAFTGDEAAIAAATRDLATTARARRLDTLTIEQVNGAFVHGTGWGRALRDAGFVESPRGLTLRRLTAGDAERAARQAAGPTRA
- a CDS encoding DUF3558 domain-containing protein — its product is MPRRGPGTDRFSRPHLLRRIMRRSPFAAALPVVAVVLTLTGCAATAPVETPAASPTSAPSATPTIEPIVIGPAEMPPVPFDGDCAKALTPEDIAAVTGRNLLLDEFRNFEPLIDNVGGLRCSWSGDGGQMAIAVMPRSGLDGAEIPAELTATYFEDCGWVCSWQGGDDAVWTAVSFQFDDGMTREVVDGWGSTLGPRVVRNYVSSAGEPWVRDRTGWWPTFECQALADAVGTQLGTDLVGLQYGPEHLGAPEQTLAILAGRETACILQDAGGELNLLLSTEAGLGGSFREAPESAPTAPVDLGVPGITAQTRGESGFSVADGVNRADLYVYESALPLRDIAVAVAAAAASDFQ